One genomic region from Streptomyces sp. NBC_00582 encodes:
- a CDS encoding MSMEG_6728 family protein, protein MQTFLPDADFRRSAQLLDRRRLGKQRVEALQVLRGLTLPGYGWHRHPAVRMWCGYEEALVRYGLEVCQVWRDQGHPDSCAASLITGYEAWCPGAPVRDQPALARAGALPPWLGDEAFHRSHQSALVRKDPLTYAPEFPGVPDDLPYVWPSSDREDLIPRGR, encoded by the coding sequence ATGCAGACGTTCCTGCCCGATGCCGACTTCCGGCGCTCCGCCCAGCTCCTGGACCGCCGCCGGCTGGGCAAACAGCGGGTCGAGGCACTCCAGGTCCTGCGCGGTCTGACCCTGCCCGGGTACGGCTGGCACAGACACCCGGCGGTGCGCATGTGGTGCGGATACGAGGAAGCACTGGTCCGCTACGGCCTGGAGGTCTGCCAGGTGTGGCGGGACCAGGGGCATCCGGACAGCTGCGCCGCCTCACTGATCACCGGATACGAGGCCTGGTGCCCGGGCGCTCCGGTGCGCGATCAGCCCGCTCTCGCCCGTGCGGGAGCGCTGCCGCCGTGGCTCGGCGACGAGGCCTTCCACCGCAGCCACCAGTCCGCGCTGGTCCGCAAGGATCCGCTGACGTACGCGCCCGAGTTCCCCGGCGTCCCCGACGATCTCCCCTACGTGTGGCCGTCGTCCGACCGGGAAGACCTCATCCCTCGGGGAAGGTGA
- a CDS encoding LLM class flavin-dependent oxidoreductase — MSTPTITSLALLTPGNFADDDPYTGLEETLRLFEYGERLGFDGAWIRQRHLEHGVGSAAVFLAAAGQRTERIELGSAVIPIGYENPFRLAEDLALADVLSRGRLQIGFSTGMPHADLLGDLVHDGDWRGFDLSYGRIARVLEHLRGDYLGGPDTVIHSPGNVQRPRLQPHNPALARRIWYGGGSLRSVRWAGENGLGLLTGNIVTGEATDDFTTAQRNLLAAYRSARSARDTDRPARVALGRVIVPFDGADAAGRARYRAYAASRHARTLAPQGPRRTLFAPDVVGTAEQILERLAADPVLAEVSELRLELPYEFHREEYEQILHDVRHLIAPELGWRPALTTAREALR, encoded by the coding sequence ATGAGCACACCCACCATCACCTCCCTGGCCCTGCTCACCCCGGGCAACTTCGCCGACGACGACCCGTACACCGGCCTGGAGGAGACGCTCCGGCTGTTCGAGTACGGCGAGCGGCTCGGTTTCGACGGCGCCTGGATCAGACAGCGCCACCTCGAACACGGTGTCGGCTCGGCCGCCGTGTTCCTCGCCGCGGCGGGCCAGCGCACCGAACGGATCGAGCTGGGCAGCGCGGTCATCCCGATCGGCTACGAGAACCCCTTCCGCCTCGCCGAGGACCTGGCGCTGGCCGACGTGCTGTCGCGGGGGCGGCTCCAGATCGGCTTCAGCACCGGGATGCCGCACGCCGACCTGCTCGGCGACCTCGTGCACGACGGGGACTGGCGCGGCTTCGACCTGTCGTACGGCAGGATCGCCCGCGTCCTCGAACACCTGCGCGGCGACTACCTCGGCGGCCCGGACACCGTCATCCACTCGCCCGGCAACGTCCAGCGTCCCCGGCTGCAACCGCACAATCCGGCCCTGGCGCGGCGCATCTGGTACGGCGGCGGCAGCCTGCGCTCGGTGCGCTGGGCCGGCGAGAACGGCCTCGGTCTGCTGACGGGCAACATCGTCACCGGCGAGGCCACCGACGACTTCACCACGGCCCAGCGGAACCTGCTGGCCGCGTACCGCAGCGCACGGAGCGCGCGGGACACGGACCGTCCGGCGCGGGTGGCGCTGGGCCGGGTGATCGTGCCCTTCGACGGCGCCGACGCGGCCGGCCGGGCCCGCTACCGCGCCTACGCCGCGAGCCGCCACGCACGGACCCTGGCGCCCCAGGGCCCACGACGGACCCTGTTCGCCCCCGACGTGGTGGGCACCGCCGAGCAGATCCTCGAGCGACTCGCCGCCGACCCCGTCCTCGCGGAGGTGTCGGAGCTGCGCCTGGAACTGCCGTACGAGTTCCACCGGGAGGAGTACGAACAGATCCTGCACGACGTGCGCCACCTGATCGCGCCCGAGTTGGGCTGGCGCCCCGCCCTCACGACGGCACGGGAGGCGCTCCGGTGA
- a CDS encoding ABC transporter ATP-binding protein, giving the protein MTDERENGDDVTPPLLEIRGLSVSYRTRGGMVPAVRGVDLDVRPGQVTAVVGESGSGKSTTAHAITRLLPANGGIDAGTVRFGRHDLATLSEAELRTVRGARIGLVPQDPTVSLNPVKRIGDQVAEVLRIHGLATRRSAAAEAIAVLDRAGLPDAAVRARQYPHELSGGMRQRALIAIAVAARPELIIADEPTSALDVTVQRVILDHLQRLTEESGTAILLVTHDLGVAADRAQHLVVMSQGRVVETGPTRDVLSDPQHAYTRQLLASAPSLTTARARPPVPAPTADTAPLVEVRHLVKEFRLPRTSDGPRTLRAVDDVGFTLHRGRTLALVGESGSGKSTTARLVLRLAEATAGQILFDGTDVTTAKGARARELRRRAQLVYQNPYASLDPRFSIGEVITEPLRAFKVGDRAARLARARELLDRVALPAATLERRPAELSGGQRQRVAIARALALSPDLVVCDEPVSALDVSVQAQVLELLAELQADTGVAYLFISHDLAVVRQIAHEVAVLRAGRIVETGPPEELFTRPRHEYTRELLAAIPGGRRVPSAAETTTS; this is encoded by the coding sequence ATGACCGACGAACGTGAGAACGGTGACGACGTGACCCCACCCCTGCTGGAGATCCGCGGCCTGTCGGTGTCGTACCGCACCCGCGGCGGGATGGTCCCGGCCGTGCGGGGCGTGGACCTCGACGTCCGGCCGGGTCAGGTGACCGCGGTGGTCGGCGAGTCCGGCTCCGGCAAGAGCACCACCGCGCACGCGATCACCCGGCTCCTGCCGGCCAACGGCGGTATCGACGCGGGTACGGTCCGCTTCGGCCGGCACGACCTGGCCACGCTGTCGGAGGCGGAGCTGCGGACCGTGCGCGGAGCGCGGATCGGGCTGGTCCCGCAGGACCCGACGGTGTCGCTCAACCCGGTCAAGCGGATCGGCGACCAGGTCGCCGAGGTCCTGCGCATCCACGGTCTGGCGACCCGCCGCTCGGCGGCGGCCGAGGCGATCGCCGTCCTGGACCGGGCCGGGCTGCCCGACGCGGCCGTGCGGGCCCGGCAGTACCCGCACGAACTGTCCGGTGGGATGCGGCAACGCGCCCTGATCGCGATCGCCGTCGCCGCGCGACCCGAACTGATCATCGCCGACGAGCCGACCAGCGCGCTCGACGTCACGGTGCAACGGGTGATCCTCGACCATCTCCAGCGTCTCACCGAGGAGTCGGGCACCGCGATCCTGCTCGTGACCCATGACCTCGGGGTCGCCGCCGACCGCGCCCAGCACCTGGTGGTCATGTCGCAGGGCAGGGTGGTCGAGACGGGCCCCACCCGTGACGTCCTCTCCGATCCCCAGCACGCGTACACCCGGCAGTTGTTGGCCAGCGCCCCGAGTCTGACCACCGCACGGGCCCGCCCACCGGTTCCCGCGCCGACGGCCGATACGGCGCCTCTCGTCGAAGTACGCCATCTGGTCAAGGAGTTCAGGCTGCCCCGCACGTCGGACGGGCCTCGTACCCTGCGCGCGGTCGACGACGTCGGCTTCACCCTCCACCGCGGTCGCACCCTCGCCCTGGTCGGCGAGTCGGGTTCGGGCAAGTCGACCACGGCCCGCCTGGTCCTGCGTCTCGCCGAAGCGACCGCCGGACAGATCCTGTTCGACGGCACCGACGTGACGACCGCCAAGGGCGCCCGCGCCAGGGAGCTGCGCCGCCGCGCCCAGCTCGTCTACCAGAACCCCTACGCCTCGCTCGACCCGCGGTTCTCCATCGGCGAGGTGATCACCGAGCCGCTGCGCGCCTTCAAGGTGGGTGACCGCGCCGCCCGGCTCGCCCGGGCCCGCGAGCTGCTCGACCGGGTGGCGCTTCCCGCCGCCACGCTGGAACGCCGCCCGGCGGAGCTGTCCGGCGGACAGCGTCAGCGCGTGGCGATCGCCCGTGCGCTCGCCCTCTCCCCCGACCTCGTGGTGTGCGACGAGCCCGTCTCCGCGCTCGACGTGTCCGTTCAGGCCCAAGTCCTGGAACTGCTGGCCGAGTTGCAGGCCGACACCGGCGTCGCGTACCTCTTCATCTCCCACGACCTGGCCGTCGTACGCCAGATCGCGCACGAGGTAGCCGTCCTGCGGGCCGGCCGGATCGTCGAGACGGGCCCGCCCGAGGAACTCTTCACCCGTCCCCGGCACGAGTACACCCGTGAGCTGCTCGCGGCGATCCCCGGCGGTCGTCGCGTCCCCTCCGCCGCCGAGACCACCACGAGCTGA
- a CDS encoding ABC transporter permease yields the protein MSHNLVDADADANPDNAAAGADAHVDEPAGGRPDRTRPKDAAGTDRAAGRGVDVRRVLRFLLRRPGLLLSLAVLVLVVLASFRPESFTSRDPLKGEPTRNFRGPSATHWFGTDELGRDVFSRVVHGAQLSLKATLIAVLVAFVVGGLLGVVAGFVGRWVDDVLMRCVDVLLSIPALFLSLALVTALGYGTVKVAIAVGLASVASFARVARSEVLRVRQAVFVEASRSCGARWYSVLGRHVLPNAAGPVVVLATLDFGASILAVSALSFLGYGAPPPAPEWGTLISDGRNYLANAWWLTALPGLAIAATVLATNRIARALDGEWSRQR from the coding sequence ATGAGCCACAACCTTGTCGACGCCGACGCCGACGCCAACCCCGACAACGCCGCTGCCGGTGCCGACGCACACGTCGACGAACCGGCCGGCGGCCGCCCCGACCGCACCCGGCCGAAGGACGCCGCGGGGACCGACCGCGCAGCGGGGCGCGGCGTCGACGTACGGCGGGTGCTGCGGTTCCTGCTGCGCCGCCCGGGTCTGCTGCTGTCGCTGGCCGTGCTCGTGCTGGTGGTGCTGGCCTCGTTCCGGCCGGAGTCGTTCACCTCGCGCGATCCGCTGAAGGGGGAGCCGACGCGGAACTTCCGCGGGCCGAGCGCCACCCACTGGTTCGGCACGGACGAACTGGGGCGCGATGTGTTCTCCCGCGTGGTGCACGGCGCCCAACTGTCCTTGAAGGCCACGCTGATCGCGGTGCTGGTGGCGTTCGTGGTCGGCGGACTGCTGGGTGTGGTCGCCGGGTTCGTGGGCCGCTGGGTGGACGACGTACTGATGCGCTGCGTCGACGTGCTGCTGTCCATCCCCGCGCTGTTCCTGTCCCTCGCCCTCGTCACCGCGCTCGGCTACGGCACGGTGAAGGTGGCGATCGCGGTCGGCCTCGCCAGTGTCGCCTCGTTCGCCCGGGTGGCGCGCTCGGAGGTGCTCCGGGTGCGGCAGGCGGTGTTCGTCGAGGCGTCGCGCTCGTGCGGGGCCCGCTGGTACTCGGTGCTGGGCCGGCATGTGCTGCCCAATGCCGCGGGCCCGGTGGTCGTTCTGGCCACCCTCGACTTCGGCGCCTCCATCCTGGCGGTGTCGGCGCTGAGCTTCCTCGGCTACGGGGCGCCCCCGCCGGCCCCGGAGTGGGGCACGTTGATCTCCGACGGCCGTAACTACCTCGCCAACGCCTGGTGGCTGACCGCGCTGCCCGGGCTGGCGATCGCCGCGACCGTGCTGGCCACCAACCGCATCGCCCGGGCGCTGGACGGCGAATGGTCCCGGCAGCGATGA
- a CDS encoding ABC transporter permease has product MRGYVIKRLAQAVGVLWAAYTVSFLVLDYLPGDPVTAMAGAGMDSGQVDPKQLAALRHEYGFDKPVLAQYADYLGRAVRGDFGDSVATGRPVTATLADALPQTLQLTGAALLLAVLLGGGLAVVATYTSRRWLRQLLLSLPPLGVSVPTFWVGLLLVEAFSFRLHWFPAFGNDGLRGLVLPALTLAVPTGAQIAQVLAKSLLTALDQAYVETARAKGAGRWRVHLRHALRNASLPALTVVGLLVGQLIAGSVVVETVFSRDGLGRVTAAAVTAQDIPLVQGVVVFGALIFVTTNLVIDLVYPLLDPRIVVASDRRASLA; this is encoded by the coding sequence GTGCGCGGCTATGTGATCAAACGTCTCGCCCAGGCGGTGGGCGTGCTGTGGGCGGCCTACACCGTCTCGTTCCTGGTGCTGGACTATCTGCCGGGTGACCCGGTCACCGCGATGGCCGGGGCCGGCATGGACTCGGGGCAGGTCGATCCGAAGCAACTGGCCGCCCTGCGGCACGAGTACGGCTTCGACAAGCCGGTGTTGGCGCAGTACGCCGACTACCTCGGCCGGGCGGTGCGCGGGGACTTCGGCGACTCGGTCGCCACCGGCCGGCCGGTCACCGCGACGCTGGCCGACGCGCTCCCGCAGACCCTCCAGCTCACCGGCGCGGCGCTGCTGCTCGCGGTGCTCCTCGGCGGCGGTCTGGCGGTGGTGGCGACCTACACCTCCCGGCGTTGGCTGCGGCAGCTTCTGCTGTCGCTGCCTCCGCTGGGGGTGTCCGTCCCCACGTTCTGGGTCGGCCTGCTGCTCGTCGAGGCGTTCTCGTTCCGGCTGCACTGGTTCCCCGCGTTCGGCAACGACGGGCTCCGGGGACTGGTGCTGCCGGCTCTGACGCTGGCGGTCCCGACCGGCGCGCAGATCGCCCAGGTGCTCGCCAAGAGTCTGCTCACGGCGCTGGACCAGGCGTATGTGGAGACCGCGCGGGCCAAGGGCGCCGGCCGCTGGCGGGTCCATCTGCGGCACGCGCTGCGCAACGCGTCGCTGCCCGCGCTGACGGTCGTCGGCCTGCTGGTGGGGCAGCTCATCGCCGGTTCGGTGGTCGTCGAGACGGTGTTCTCCCGCGACGGCCTCGGCCGGGTGACCGCCGCGGCGGTCACGGCCCAGGACATCCCGCTCGTCCAGGGGGTGGTGGTCTTCGGGGCGCTGATCTTCGTGACCACGAACCTCGTCATCGACCTGGTCTATCCGCTGCTCGACCCGCGGATCGTGGTGGCCTCGGACAGAAGGGCGAGCCTCGCATGA